A genome region from Hippopotamus amphibius kiboko isolate mHipAmp2 chromosome 1, mHipAmp2.hap2, whole genome shotgun sequence includes the following:
- the LOC130845047 gene encoding histone H2B type 2-F: MPDPAKSAPAPKKGSKKAVTKVQKKDGKKRKRSRKESYSVYVYKVLKQVHPDTGISSKAMGIMNSFVNDIFERIAGEASRLAHYNKRSTITSREIQTAVRLLLPGELAKHAVSEGTKAVTKYTSSK, encoded by the coding sequence ATGCCGGATCCAGCAAAATCAGCTCCTGCTCCTAAGAAAGGTTCCAAGAAAGCTGTCACGAAAGTGCAGAAGAAGGACGGCAAAAAGCGCAAGCGGAGCCGCAAGGAGAGCTATTCCGTTTACGTGTATAAAGTGCTGAAGCAGGTTCATCCCGACACCGGCATCTCGTCCAAGGCCATGGGCATCATGAACTCGTTCGTCAACGATATCTTCGAGCGCATCGCAGGCGAAGCGTCGCGCCTGGCGCATTACAACAAGCGCTCGACCATCACGTCCCGGGAGATCCAGACGGCCGTGCGCCTGCTGCTGCCCGGCGAGCTGGCCAAGCACGCTGTGTCCGAGGGCACCAAGGCGGTTACTAAGTACACCAGTTCGAAGTAA
- the LOC130845053 gene encoding histone H4, which yields MSGRGKGGKGLGKGGAKRHRKVLRDNIQGITKPAIRRLARRGGVKRISGLIYEETRGVLKVFLENVIRDAVTYTEHAKRKTVTAMDVVYALKRQGRTLYGFGG from the coding sequence ATGTCTGGGCGAGGGAAGGGCGGGAAAGGCTTAGGCAAGGGTGGTGCTAAGCGCCATCGCAAAGTCTTGAGGGATAACATCCAAGGCATCACCAAACCCGCCATCCGGCGCCTTGCGCGGCGTGGGGGAGTCAAGCGCATCTCCGGCCTCATTTACGAGGAGACCCGAGGTGTGCTGAAGGTGTTCTTGGAGAACGTCATTCGGGACGCAGTCACTTACACAGAGCACGCCAAGCGCAAGACGGTCACTGCCATGGACGTGGTGTACGCGCTCAAACGGCAGGGACGCACCCTGTATGGCTTCGGAGGCTAA